A portion of the Musa acuminata AAA Group cultivar baxijiao chromosome BXJ1-1, Cavendish_Baxijiao_AAA, whole genome shotgun sequence genome contains these proteins:
- the LOC135675498 gene encoding lysM domain receptor-like kinase 3 translates to MCKSKGATLASEPRPRSRSRSSSTVTTSSGGFPTGSSSEPRLAGATAAVSFISFPSSASKVSSSSDCSLTSLSKALREAPVFYTFPELLSATGNFHSDRLPGAKAGWRCCLRGKEVVVFQHRFRGPDPTNLPARLAALAKSHHSSLVRLLGASLAGDHVYLVHEFTPGASLLDCLRNPRNRKFTPLSTWISRMQVASDIAHGLEYIHLHSSVHNRLKSSSVIVTEPGFRARICHFGAADLAGETSAAAEEDGDADSIRSLVRGRNIGSRRRRIKGSRGYMAPELLAGGTISRRSDVFAYGVILLELISGEEPLDYSYGGEAGSGSDYVRVSQRVSLIDAARKVIGARKEGDRQGDVRRWVDRRLRDSYPVEAAEALLRLALQCVEEAAARPDMTWVAGRVSKLYLDSEAWAEAVKPATEISVSIGPR, encoded by the coding sequence ATGTGCAAGTCCAAGGGCGCCACTCTTGCCTCCGAGCCCAGGCCGCGGTCGAGGTCTCGATCGTCCTCCACCGTCACCACGTCGTCCGGCGGTTTTCCTACCGGCTCCAGTAGCGAGCCTCGCCTCGCCGGCGCCACTGCTGCTGTCTCTTTCATCTCGTTCCCCTCCTCCGCCTCCAAGGTTTCCTCCTCCTCGGACTGCAGCCTCACCTCCCTCAGCAAGGCCCTCCGTGAGGCCCCCGTCTTCTACACCTTCCCCGAGCTTCTCTCCGCCACCGGCAACTTCCACTCCGACCGCCTCCCTGGCGCCAAAGCCGGATGGCGCTGCTGCCTCCGCGGCAAGGAGGTCGTAGTCTTCCAGCACCGGTTCCGCGGCCCCGACCCAACCAATCTCCCCGCCCGCCTCGCTGCCCTCGCTAAGTCCCACCACTCCAGCCTCGTTCGCCTCCTCGGCGCCTCCCTTGCAGGCGACCACGTCTACCTCGTCCACGAGTTTACCCCCGGCGCCAGCCTACTCGACTGCCTTCGCAACCCGAGGAACCGTAAGTTCACCCCGCTGTCCACCTGGATCTCCAGGATGCAGGTTGCGTCCGACATCGCGCACGGCCTCGAGTACATCCACCTCCACTCCTCCGTCCACAACCGGCTCAAGAGCTCCTCCGTCATCGTTACCGAGCCCGGTTTCCGCGCAAGGATCTGCCACTTCGGCGCCGCCGATCTCGCTGGTGAGACCTCCGCCGCCGCCGAAGAGGACGGCGACGCCGACTCGATCCGCTCGCTGGTGAGGGGCAGGAATATAGGCAGCCGCCGGAGGCGGATCAAGGGGTCCAGGGGATACATGGCGCCGGAACTGCTCGCCGGCGGGACAATCTCCCGGCGGTCCGACGTGTTCGCCTACGGGGTCATCCTCCTGGAGCTCATCTCCGGCGAGGAGCCGCTCGATTACAGCTACGGTGGCGAGGCCGGGAGCGGGAGCGACTACGTTCGGGTATCCCAGCGAGTGTCCCTTATCGATGCGGCAAGGAAGGTGATCGGTGCGAGGAAGGAGGGGGACCGACAGGGCGACGTGAGGCGGTGGGTGGACCGGAGGCTACGGGACTCGTACCCAGTAGAGGCGGCGGAGGCGCTGCTCCGGTTGGCGCTGCAGTGcgtggaggaggcggcggcgcggCCGGACATGACATGGGTCGCCGGGAGGGTCTCGAAGCTGTACCTGGATTCGGAAGCGTGGGCGGAGGCCGTCAAGCCCGCCACCGAGATCTCCGTGTCAATTGGCCCGCGGTGA